One genomic region from Haloprofundus salinisoli encodes:
- a CDS encoding tRNA uridine(34) 5-carboxymethylaminomethyl modification radical SAM/GNAT enzyme Elp3 codes for MSTDSPDATEEEPEAFREACAELARRIVDGEIDRDDLESEKLSVCSEFSSPKVPKNVEILQYAPDEHRDDVKEVVRRKPVRTASGVSPVAIMTSPHMCPHGKCLYCPGGPASEFSSSQSYTGHEPAAARGVQNDYDPYGQVTLRLEQLRHIGHPVDKVELILMGGTMTARSHDYQEWFVKRALEAMNDYDLDKEPAPAEDQSFKPDPEDVEFRYLEDVIAENETGRIRNIGTTFETKPDWCDPEQIDRMLDLGATKVEVGVQTTYERINREMHRGHGNKASIDANRRLRDAAFKVGFHMMPGQPGMTREMCVEDFRQLFENPQWRPDYLKIYPTLVVRGTRIYDRWRRDDYDPLTNEEAADIVAEAMGMIPKYTRLQRVQRDIPADFIDAGVWKSNLRQLAEQRAEERGIELHDIRAREVGMNEANPNPEDVELGVMTYEAGGGTEKFISFEDTEQDLLVGFCRLRFPSYSHAAPEGGAELSARDPVRRELEDAALVRELHVYGSEAGIGAEGDWQHKGYGKKLLRRAEEIATDAGFEKISVISGIGVRQYYREKLGYHQDGPYVSKRL; via the coding sequence ATGAGTACCGACAGCCCCGACGCGACCGAGGAGGAACCCGAGGCGTTCCGCGAGGCGTGTGCGGAACTCGCACGGCGCATCGTCGACGGCGAGATCGACCGCGACGACCTCGAATCCGAGAAACTCAGCGTCTGCTCGGAGTTCTCCTCGCCGAAGGTACCGAAGAACGTCGAGATTCTGCAGTACGCGCCAGACGAGCACCGAGACGACGTGAAGGAGGTCGTCCGGCGTAAGCCCGTCCGGACGGCGTCGGGTGTCTCGCCCGTCGCCATCATGACCTCGCCGCACATGTGCCCGCACGGGAAGTGTCTGTACTGTCCCGGCGGCCCCGCCTCGGAGTTCTCCTCCTCGCAGAGCTACACGGGTCACGAACCCGCCGCCGCCCGCGGCGTCCAGAACGACTACGACCCGTACGGCCAGGTGACGCTTCGCCTCGAACAGCTCCGGCACATCGGCCACCCCGTCGACAAGGTCGAACTCATCCTGATGGGCGGGACGATGACCGCCCGCAGCCACGACTACCAGGAGTGGTTCGTCAAGCGCGCGCTGGAGGCGATGAACGACTACGACCTGGACAAAGAGCCGGCACCCGCCGAGGACCAGTCGTTCAAGCCCGACCCCGAGGACGTCGAGTTCCGCTACTTGGAGGACGTCATCGCCGAGAACGAGACCGGGCGGATTCGGAACATCGGGACGACGTTCGAGACCAAACCGGACTGGTGCGACCCCGAGCAGATCGACAGAATGCTTGATCTGGGCGCGACCAAGGTGGAGGTCGGCGTCCAGACGACGTACGAGCGCATCAACCGCGAGATGCACCGCGGCCACGGCAACAAAGCCTCCATCGACGCCAACAGGAGGTTGAGAGACGCCGCGTTCAAGGTCGGCTTCCACATGATGCCCGGCCAGCCGGGGATGACCCGCGAGATGTGCGTCGAGGATTTCCGTCAACTGTTCGAGAACCCGCAGTGGCGGCCCGACTACCTCAAAATCTACCCGACGCTCGTCGTCCGCGGGACGCGTATCTACGACCGGTGGCGGCGCGACGACTACGACCCGCTGACGAACGAGGAGGCCGCCGACATCGTCGCCGAGGCGATGGGGATGATTCCGAAGTACACGCGCCTCCAGCGCGTCCAGCGCGACATCCCGGCGGACTTCATCGACGCGGGCGTCTGGAAGTCGAATCTCCGTCAGTTGGCCGAACAGCGCGCCGAGGAGAGGGGAATCGAACTCCACGACATCCGCGCCCGCGAGGTGGGGATGAACGAGGCGAACCCCAACCCGGAGGACGTGGAACTCGGCGTGATGACGTACGAGGCCGGCGGCGGCACGGAGAAGTTCATCAGTTTCGAGGATACGGAGCAGGATCTCCTCGTCGGCTTCTGTCGCCTCCGCTTCCCCTCGTACTCGCACGCCGCTCCCGAGGGCGGCGCGGAACTCTCCGCGCGCGACCCGGTACGCCGCGAACTCGAAGACGCGGCGCTCGTCCGCGAACTCCACGTCTACGGGAGCGAGGCGGGCATCGGCGCGGAAGGCGACTGGCAGCACAAGGGGTACGGGAAGAAGCTCCTGCGAAGGGCCGAGGAGATCGCCACCGACGCCGGGTTCGAGAAGATCTCGGTGATTTCGGGCATCGGCGTGCGGCAGTACTACCGCGAGAAGCTCGGCTACCACCAGGACGGGCCGTACGTGAGCAAGCGGCTGTAA
- a CDS encoding DUF4397 domain-containing protein produces the protein MRDTSRRTALKLLGGGALALGAGTQTAAAQQQTTRVRAVHAVPDAPPVDVYVDGNLVLEGLEFQQVSSYISGPTGNHQVAVTPTGAGRDQAVIDRQVTLQQGSYSFAAVGELTDGSIQPLVTRTPVLSGPPRQRLAVVQAVHASPDAPPVDVTAVVESEQLNRQLQTLPPQLVMGIPESQLRFTDEGQAELTLIDGLGFGTASDPLPVPATEYTLQIRAATPNNDGDVVASVPVTLDGGVSYTAYASGYLEPPQGVVAELGNRDFELFFATTE, from the coding sequence ATGAGAGACACGTCACGTCGAACGGCGTTAAAACTCCTCGGCGGAGGTGCGCTGGCGCTCGGTGCCGGAACGCAGACCGCCGCGGCCCAACAGCAGACGACCCGCGTCAGAGCGGTCCACGCCGTGCCGGACGCGCCGCCAGTCGACGTCTACGTCGACGGTAATCTGGTACTCGAAGGGCTGGAGTTCCAGCAGGTCAGTTCGTACATCTCGGGGCCGACAGGAAACCATCAGGTTGCCGTCACCCCGACGGGTGCGGGCCGAGATCAGGCGGTAATCGACAGGCAGGTCACTCTCCAGCAGGGGAGCTACTCGTTCGCCGCCGTCGGTGAGTTGACCGACGGGAGCATCCAGCCGCTCGTGACGCGCACGCCGGTGCTCTCCGGACCGCCGCGCCAGAGATTGGCCGTCGTGCAAGCCGTTCACGCCTCGCCCGACGCGCCGCCGGTCGACGTGACCGCCGTCGTCGAGTCCGAGCAGCTCAACCGCCAGCTACAGACGCTTCCGCCCCAACTGGTGATGGGCATCCCGGAGAGCCAACTCCGATTCACCGACGAGGGGCAGGCAGAACTGACCCTCATCGACGGCCTCGGTTTCGGCACCGCCAGCGACCCGCTGCCGGTGCCGGCGACGGAGTACACCCTGCAGATCCGCGCGGCGACACCGAACAACGACGGCGACGTAGTGGCGAGCGTCCCCGTCACACTGGACGGCGGGGTCAGCTACACCGCCTACGCCTCCGGCTACCTCGAACCGCCGCAGGGAGTCGTCGCCGAACTCGGCAACCGTGACTTCGAGCTGTTCTTTGCGACGACCGAGTAG
- the rqcH gene encoding ribosome rescue protein RqcH: protein MDPKRELSSIDLAALVTELRRYEGAKVDKAYLYGDDLLRLKMRDFDRGRVELLVEVGDVKRAHVAAAEHVPDAPGRPPNFAKMLRNRLSGADFAGVEQFEFDRILVFKFERPDADTELVAELFGQGNIAVLDENREVVSSLSTVRLKSRTVAPGSQYEFPSSRLNPLDVRYEAFAHKMDDSDTDVVRTLATQLNLGGLYAEEVCSRAGVEKTLDIADVGDEEYEKLYDALGRIREQLAQGEFDPRVYLEDEAVADVTPFPLEEHEREGLDAEAYDSFNEALDEYFYRLDRSDDDGGSGGSGAAGDTGRPDFEEEIEKKQRIVEQQEGAISGFDEQAEEERERAEQVYARYDLVDEILTTIRGAREQDVPWDEIGEKFEEGKEQGIEAAEAVRGVDGANGTVTLALDETTVTLDVSMGVEKNADQLYKEAKRVEEKKQGALEAIEDTREQLEALEKRREEWERGDEDEAADDDEDGEHEEIDWLSRQSVPIRQQDHWFERFRWFRTSDDFLVIGGRNADQNEELVKKYLGKGDLFFHTQARGGPVTILKATGPSEPARDVEIPEQSRREAAQFAVSYASVWKEGRFAEDAYMVNHDQVSKTPESGEYVEKGSFVIRGDRTYYRDVKAEVAVGIACEPETRVVGGPPSAIEPQAETSIRVRPGRYAQNDMAQMCYRELRKRFADQSFVRKVASADKIQEFLPPGGSEMVE from the coding sequence ATGGACCCAAAGCGGGAGCTTTCGAGCATCGACCTCGCCGCGCTCGTCACCGAGCTGCGCCGATACGAGGGCGCGAAGGTCGACAAGGCCTACCTGTACGGCGACGACCTCCTGCGCCTCAAGATGCGGGATTTCGACCGCGGCCGCGTCGAGCTTCTGGTGGAAGTCGGCGACGTCAAACGCGCACACGTCGCCGCCGCAGAGCACGTTCCCGACGCACCCGGTCGCCCGCCGAACTTCGCAAAGATGCTCCGCAACCGCCTGTCGGGCGCTGACTTCGCGGGCGTCGAGCAGTTCGAGTTCGACCGGATTCTCGTCTTCAAGTTCGAGCGGCCGGACGCCGACACCGAACTCGTCGCCGAACTGTTCGGTCAAGGAAACATCGCCGTTCTGGACGAAAACCGGGAGGTAGTGAGCAGTCTCTCGACGGTTCGACTCAAATCGCGCACCGTCGCGCCGGGCAGTCAGTACGAGTTCCCGAGTTCGCGGCTCAACCCGCTGGACGTGCGTTACGAGGCGTTCGCGCACAAGATGGACGACTCCGACACCGACGTCGTCCGAACGCTGGCGACGCAACTGAACCTCGGCGGACTCTACGCCGAGGAGGTGTGCAGTCGCGCGGGCGTCGAGAAAACACTCGACATCGCCGACGTAGGCGACGAGGAGTACGAGAAGCTCTACGACGCGCTCGGACGAATTCGAGAGCAGCTCGCGCAGGGAGAGTTCGACCCGCGCGTCTACCTCGAAGACGAGGCCGTCGCCGACGTGACGCCGTTCCCGCTCGAAGAGCACGAACGGGAGGGTCTCGACGCCGAGGCGTACGATTCGTTCAACGAGGCGCTCGACGAGTACTTCTACCGTCTCGACCGCAGCGACGACGACGGCGGTTCCGGCGGGAGCGGGGCCGCCGGCGACACCGGCAGACCCGATTTCGAGGAGGAGATCGAGAAGAAACAGCGCATCGTCGAGCAGCAGGAGGGCGCTATCAGCGGTTTCGACGAACAAGCCGAAGAGGAGCGCGAACGCGCCGAGCAGGTGTACGCGCGCTACGACCTCGTAGACGAGATTCTGACGACGATACGCGGCGCGCGAGAGCAGGACGTCCCGTGGGACGAAATCGGCGAGAAGTTCGAGGAAGGCAAGGAACAGGGAATCGAGGCGGCCGAGGCCGTCCGCGGCGTCGACGGTGCGAACGGGACCGTCACCCTCGCGCTCGACGAGACGACGGTGACCCTCGACGTGTCGATGGGCGTCGAGAAGAACGCCGACCAGCTCTACAAGGAGGCAAAGCGCGTCGAGGAGAAAAAGCAGGGCGCGCTCGAAGCCATCGAGGACACCCGCGAGCAGCTGGAGGCGCTCGAAAAACGCCGCGAGGAGTGGGAACGGGGCGACGAGGACGAGGCGGCCGACGACGACGAGGACGGCGAACACGAAGAGATCGATTGGCTCTCGCGGCAGTCGGTGCCGATTCGCCAGCAGGACCACTGGTTCGAGCGGTTCCGCTGGTTCCGCACCAGCGACGACTTCCTCGTCATCGGCGGGCGCAACGCCGACCAGAACGAGGAGCTGGTGAAGAAGTATCTCGGGAAGGGCGACCTGTTCTTCCACACGCAGGCCCGCGGCGGTCCGGTGACGATCCTGAAAGCGACCGGCCCGAGCGAACCCGCCCGCGACGTGGAGATACCCGAACAGAGCAGACGGGAGGCGGCGCAGTTCGCCGTCTCCTACGCCTCCGTCTGGAAGGAGGGACGCTTCGCCGAAGACGCGTACATGGTGAACCACGACCAGGTGTCGAAGACGCCCGAGAGCGGCGAGTACGTCGAGAAGGGGTCGTTCGTGATTCGCGGCGACAGGACGTACTACCGCGACGTGAAAGCCGAAGTCGCCGTCGGCATCGCCTGCGAACCGGAGACGCGCGTCGTCGGCGGGCCGCCCTCGGCCATCGAACCGCAGGCCGAGACGTCGATTCGAGTCCGACCGGGTCGCTACGCACAGAACGATATGGCGCAGATGTGTTACCGGGAACTCCGCAAACGATTCGCCGACCAGTCGTTCGTTAGAAAAGTTGCGAGCGCAGATAAGATACAGGAGTTCCTGCCGCCGGGCGGCAGCGAGATGGTCGAGTAA
- a CDS encoding DUF4013 domain-containing protein — protein sequence MFTESLSYVRNSDDWAKNVLIGGILSLLGFLIVPTFLVMGYLLRVVRGSMRGDEKPPAFDEWGEMAVDGLKGFAIGLAYGLVPMVLAVVFAVLTGLTTNGGNVGVVSGLFGLVGALLVLVTGLAVVYALPAGLANYAETDRMGAAFDAGMLRSTLTSGTYATAWLMAFAVFLVAGIVAGALNVVPLLGTVVGVFVTFYAAVAGYHIIGRAWGEMHPVEMRDGEMPDERAAI from the coding sequence ATGTTTACCGAATCGCTCTCATACGTGCGAAACAGCGACGACTGGGCGAAGAACGTCCTCATCGGCGGGATCCTCAGTCTGCTCGGCTTCCTGATCGTCCCGACGTTCCTCGTCATGGGCTACCTGCTCCGCGTCGTCCGCGGGTCGATGCGCGGCGACGAGAAACCGCCCGCGTTCGACGAGTGGGGTGAGATGGCCGTCGACGGGCTGAAAGGGTTCGCCATCGGGCTCGCGTACGGCCTCGTTCCGATGGTCTTGGCCGTCGTGTTCGCGGTGCTCACCGGCCTGACGACCAACGGCGGAAACGTCGGCGTCGTCAGCGGCCTCTTCGGCCTCGTCGGCGCGCTCCTCGTCTTGGTGACGGGTCTCGCCGTCGTCTACGCGCTGCCCGCCGGACTGGCGAACTACGCCGAGACCGACCGGATGGGTGCCGCGTTCGACGCCGGAATGCTCCGCTCGACGCTCACCTCCGGGACCTACGCGACGGCGTGGCTGATGGCGTTCGCCGTCTTCCTCGTCGCCGGTATCGTCGCGGGCGCACTGAACGTCGTTCCGCTGCTCGGCACCGTCGTCGGCGTGTTCGTCACGTTCTACGCCGCCGTCGCCGGCTACCACATCATCGGCCGCGCGTGGGGTGAGATGCACCCCGTCGAGATGCGCGACGGCGAGATGCCCGACGAACGCGCTGCCATCTGA
- a CDS encoding DUF4013 domain-containing protein produces MFRDALNAPARTADAVQTLFFGGVLSLLALALPLGWLVAVAAVPFLVLAFPFVFLPSLLLRGYYVRTMQAGLEGRDAAPSFVRWGGLVRDGIRTYVVAFVYLLPVVVLWLLVATIAVAVQLRGVAGGVGESLVALSVTLATLVSGLYLPVFAYVFPAALVTYAATERLAAAFSPRTVGRVLVDREYATGWLLASGLLLVVVFFGLPLSLFLVGVVAVFYLQTVAHSVYGRSARATLAAEHDDGRTEPETVRREPEASAAVQVGRSVAYTDGHPGADVPSAGPDETTSGPRERREDTEWTVTDETRK; encoded by the coding sequence ATGTTCCGCGACGCGCTGAACGCTCCGGCCCGAACCGCCGACGCGGTTCAGACGCTGTTTTTCGGTGGAGTTCTCTCGCTTCTGGCTCTCGCGTTGCCGCTCGGCTGGCTGGTAGCGGTAGCTGCCGTCCCGTTTCTCGTCCTCGCGTTTCCGTTCGTGTTTCTGCCGTCGCTGTTGCTTCGGGGCTACTACGTGCGGACGATGCAAGCGGGACTCGAAGGGCGAGACGCCGCGCCGTCGTTCGTGCGGTGGGGCGGACTGGTCCGGGACGGAATCCGGACGTACGTCGTCGCCTTCGTCTACCTGCTGCCGGTAGTTGTGCTGTGGCTCCTCGTCGCAACGATAGCAGTGGCGGTTCAACTACGCGGTGTCGCCGGAGGTGTCGGCGAAAGTCTCGTCGCGCTCTCGGTGACGCTCGCGACTCTCGTCAGCGGCCTCTACCTGCCGGTTTTCGCGTACGTCTTCCCAGCGGCACTCGTGACCTACGCCGCGACGGAGCGTCTCGCCGCGGCGTTCTCACCGCGGACCGTCGGCCGTGTCCTCGTCGACCGGGAGTACGCGACCGGATGGTTGCTGGCGAGCGGGCTCCTGTTGGTCGTCGTCTTCTTCGGACTGCCGCTGTCGCTGTTTCTCGTCGGTGTCGTCGCCGTCTTCTACCTGCAAACTGTCGCCCACTCGGTGTACGGTCGGTCCGCACGGGCCACGCTGGCGGCCGAACACGACGACGGAAGGACGGAACCCGAGACGGTACGGCGCGAACCCGAGGCGTCGGCGGCGGTCCAGGTCGGACGGAGCGTCGCGTACACCGACGGTCACCCGGGAGCCGACGTCCCGAGTGCCGGTCCCGACGAGACGACATCGGGTCCCCGGGAAAGGAGAGAGGACACCGAGTGGACGGTGACAGACGAGACGAGGAAGTAG
- a CDS encoding mRNA surveillance protein pelota: protein MRIAGRGRGEEGRERITLVPENVDDLWHLSYVLEPGDHVSGDTTRRIQRADDQMRDTGGEREHLHVTIEIDDIEFARFANRLRVGGVIVGCSREDQLGHHHTLNVEERGEITIEKHFKPDQIDRIEEAERATENPDVVIATVEEGEAYIHTVAQYGTEEYASFTAPTGKGEYARPRSELFDELGSALSHVDADTVILAGPGFTKQDARDHIADNYPEVAEKMTTVDTASVGDRGVHEVLKRGAVDEVQKETRIAREAERIDDLMERIAEGAKAAYGVEQVAQAAEFGAIEELLILDSRLRDERQGRGDWERDVNEIIETAEQKGGEVTVFSAEFQPGQQLKNLGGIAALLRYRLE, encoded by the coding sequence ATGCGAATCGCTGGCCGTGGTCGCGGCGAGGAGGGGCGCGAGCGCATCACGCTCGTTCCCGAGAACGTCGACGACCTCTGGCACCTCTCGTACGTACTCGAACCCGGAGACCACGTCTCGGGCGACACGACCCGCCGCATTCAGCGCGCCGACGACCAGATGCGTGACACCGGCGGCGAGCGCGAACATCTTCACGTCACCATCGAAATCGACGACATCGAGTTCGCCCGCTTCGCCAACCGACTCCGGGTCGGCGGCGTCATCGTCGGCTGTTCTCGCGAGGACCAACTCGGCCACCACCACACGCTCAACGTCGAGGAGCGCGGCGAGATAACCATCGAGAAACACTTCAAACCGGACCAGATCGACCGCATCGAGGAGGCCGAGCGCGCCACCGAGAACCCCGACGTCGTCATCGCCACCGTCGAGGAGGGCGAGGCGTACATCCACACGGTCGCGCAGTACGGCACCGAAGAGTACGCCTCCTTCACCGCGCCGACGGGGAAAGGCGAGTACGCTCGTCCGCGCAGCGAGCTGTTCGACGAACTCGGGTCGGCGCTGTCGCACGTCGACGCCGACACCGTGATTCTGGCCGGGCCGGGTTTCACGAAACAGGACGCGCGCGACCACATCGCCGACAACTACCCCGAGGTGGCCGAGAAGATGACCACCGTCGACACCGCGAGCGTCGGCGACCGCGGCGTCCACGAGGTGCTGAAGCGCGGCGCGGTCGACGAGGTGCAGAAGGAGACGCGCATCGCCCGCGAGGCCGAGCGCATCGACGACCTGATGGAGCGCATCGCCGAGGGGGCGAAGGCCGCCTACGGGGTCGAGCAGGTGGCGCAGGCCGCGGAGTTCGGTGCCATCGAGGAACTGCTGATTCTGGATTCGCGCCTCCGCGACGAGCGACAGGGCCGCGGCGACTGGGAACGGGACGTCAACGAGATAATCGAAACCGCCGAGCAGAAGGGCGGCGAGGTGACCGTCTTCTCCGCGGAGTTCCAACCCGGCCAGCAGTTGAAGAACCTCGGCGGTATCGCGGCGCTCCTTCGGTACCGACTCGAGTAG